The proteins below are encoded in one region of Toxoplasma gondii ME49 chromosome IV, whole genome shotgun sequence:
- a CDS encoding Sec61beta family protein (encoded by transcript TGME49_211040~Predicted trans-membrane domain (TMHMM2.0):65-88), giving the protein MVGTNAPSAQASSAQHVGGARTSVPRRRVTAGGGASSAAGQRSRGVPASSQGILRFYTDDTPGLKIGPQTVLILTLCFMASVVLLHIVGKVHQTYGGEN; this is encoded by the exons GGAACAAACGCTCCTTCTGCGCAGGCGTCTTCTGCCCAACACGTTGGCGGCGCTCGCACCTCCGTGCCTCG GCGGAGAGTCACGGCTGGGGGTGGCGCGTCGAGCGCAGCTGGCCAGCGCTCTAGGGGAGTGCCTGCGTCCTCCCAGGGTATCTTGCGTTTCTACACTGACGACACTCCAGGTCTAAAGAT CGGACCCCAGACGGTTCTGATCCTCACTCTCTGCTTCATGGCCTCTGTCGTTCTCCTCCACATCGTCGGCAAGGTTCATCAGACGTACGGCGGAGAGAACTAG
- a CDS encoding hypothetical protein (encoded by transcript TGME49_211030), giving the protein MELVSKVEDQDLLPFVGYCRIFVVDNDGLQRKTKGSRVEAPLHMRVENGKRIFSAYFPPKDPVTMLKIQSDEQEFIYGKLWVGTICKPEENPNTNRLLCVIQGQNCKRLSEEVDSSPDSTCKCKAYMPFLPECYSKPVDVRLTTADEKFVTKLVKLEVEVPDEMYEPWMRYYKTLKKVDQEDKNGEKDEKK; this is encoded by the exons ATGGAACTCGTCAGCAAGGTCGAGGACCAGGATCTCCTCCCCTTTGTCGGCTACTGCCGCATTTTTGTCGTCGACAACGACGGACTCCAGCGCAAGACAAAGG GCAGCCGAGTAGAGGCGCCCCTCCACATGCGGGTCGAGAACGGCAAACGCATCTTTAGCGCCTACTTTCCTCCCAAAGACCCCGTGACGATGCTCAAAATCCAGTCTGACGAACAAGAATTCATCTACGGAAAACTCTG GGTCGGAACGATTTGCAAGCCTGAGGAGAATCCGAACACGAACCGTCTTCTGTGCGTGATCCAGGGGCAAAACTGCAAGAG ATTGTCGGAAGAAGTCGATTCTTCCCCCGACAGCACGTGCAAGTGCAAAGCGTACATGCCGTTTCTGCCCGAGTGTTACTCGAAGCCTGTGGACGTTCGCCTAACCACGGCCGATGAGAAATTCGTCACAAAG CTGGTCAAGTTGGAAGTCGAGGTCCCAGATGAAATGTACGAGCCTTGGATGCGCTATTACAAAACACTCAAGAAGGTAGACcaagaagacaagaacggcgagaaagacgagaagaagtga